The Sparus aurata chromosome 12, fSpaAur1.1, whole genome shotgun sequence sequence GTGAGTCCAGCTTCCATCCAGCCGACAGGACACTTCACAACGTTGTTGGTTACTCACAGAACAAATAcgtggattaaaaaaaaaacgaagctAATTACTGGTTGAAGTTGATAAATATTCGAAGAGATACTGAAGTCTTCAGTAAAATCCTGTGATGCAGCAACGACTTTGGCGTTTGAAATGTGAACACAGCATCTATAAAAATATCCGTGAAGGGAAACTGGTCGTCATCTCTTCGAATAATCTCAGAGGATCGCACGTTTTTCACCAGGCATGTCAGTCTCCAGTCAGAGTGTCTACGGGCCGGTGTTCTGGGAGAGGTTGACGCTCCCTGTAGGAAGGGCAGGGAAGGCAAACGGGTCAACGGCGCCGTTCAAGGGAGCTTTGGGGATCTGTGGGAGAGAAGTGTGGAAATATGTTGATTATGATTAAAAGCTACATCTGGATCAGATTGTAGGAGATCAGCTCGACATGTATCGGTCCAGTCATCACTCCTGATGATTCAACAAGGAAAAATATGGTCTAGATGCCTGATAAGTGAAGAATATATACGTTACAGATTAAACTGTGACCCCATGAAGTTTGTGTCAGTTTCAGTATAAGCTTCAAAGAtttaatcaattttaaaaagccatgagaatattttctggtttctttcctcctctgtgacaataaactgaatatctttgggttgagGACATAACGAGACAtctgaggacgtcatcttgatCAACATTCCCcccattttctgatattttagaGACCAAACACCTgaaattttttgtgttttcagattAAACTGTGAAGTTTGAGCTGCAAGTTcccatttcatgtttttggggctgtttctttaaatcaagtctcagcttcttcagttgtttagcagaacgctgcaactctgcAAGGAGAGGATGCCTGGATTCTCATCTTTTgggtgaactattcctttaacacTGTGCATAAACTACACAACTCTTCATCGAGACGGTTCATCAGAACGAGGCAAGAACAGCCTGCAGCTcatgaaacatgttttccaaGACAAATTAAAACCACCTGGACAAACAGTTGGGACGTTTTCGTCCCAGAGATCCTGAAATCGGAGCTTTAGTTTATTAACTTGCTTtcaattgtgtttttaatgacgACTTTTTTACCTGAGCGTCTCCGTTCCAACAGAAGAAGGACGACTGTAATGATCCATTTTCAGGAGGATATCCTGACTGACTGTTGTCTCTGCTCAGACGAACAAAACCGTCAGCCACGTGACCGGACGGCTGCGGCGCCCCCTGGTTGACGACCGCCATGTTCGGACGGGACGTTGTGAAGGGAGCGTCTGCGACGTGTGTGGGCCCGTTGTGTCTCACAGGAACAGTAGCAGCGTTCGGTATGTGACCTTCTCTTTTTTCATACATGCAGCTGCCAGATAATCGTGGTGTTTGCGGGTGGAAAGACGGCGCGGTTGAGTCCACGCTGCCTGGTGTGTGTGAggaatgtgtcagtgtgtggtgGTGAAAACTTGCCggcagctgctgttgttgttgttgccacgGTGAAGGGTGGTGAAGCTGTAAAACAGTTTGGTTTGGAGCATATTGCACTCTTTGTTCCGTCTCGTCCAGGAcagactgactgctgctgtggaAGTTGTTGGTGTTTTGGACAGACGGATGCCAGGACTGTTGCCTGGCGTCAGGCTGCGAGCGAACAGCGCGGCCGGACTGTGTTGAAGTCTGTTGGTGATTGCTGCTGTTTGGCGGCCACAGTCGAGAGGTGTGTCCCTGGTGTGTGTTATGACACTGTgtggatgaatgtgtgtgtgcagcaccaTTTAGTCCACTGAGAACATCTCCCAGCAGAGGCTGCTGTCTGAATCCAGACCTCGTGTCCATCATCGGCTGCTTGTTATTTGAAAACACAGCCGCAGGACGCTGTCCTTGAATGGATAAACTGTTGTGGGACACATGAGTTTGATCTGACCTCTGCACAAACTCACCAGTCTCCCTCCTCAGAGCCTCCTCCACGTACGTGAACACGTCATCGGCCAGGATGTGGTTTACATCTTTCGATGAGTCTTCCCTCTCGTTATTCATCCTAACGAGTGTGTTCTCCCAGTTCCTCAGCTCCGTCTCCTCAACTTCAAGACCCTCTATCCCTCCATCCCCGATATCTCCCAAAATCTGCTCCAACGAGTCGATCAAATCCTGGTCCTCTGTGAAGGACCTGTTCTGTGAGGTCTGGGTCTGGCCCGGTACGCTGAGCAGAGCGTGGCTGTCCAGGAAGGCCTGCTCCAAGGACGACTGGGGTTGTTCCAAATCCAGGTCCTCTATCTGGTTCAACATCTGGAGCTGGGGACTGGGTGTCTGCGGCTGGGTGTAAATGGAGTGGTCCTGCCGGCAAAGGGAACCCAGAAGGGAGGCGGGGTCCAGAGCTTTCTCTGTTGAGGGCTCCGTGGTGCCGGGTGCAGCAGAGCTCGGAGGACCAGGCATGGAGAAGGCATCCATCCAGGTCTCGTACAGAACACCTTCACCTGTGGCAAGGTTGAAGGGCAGCTGCCGTCTTCTCTGGTGCAAGTGTTCCTCTCCTTCTTCGTTTCTGCAGGAAAGTAAGAAGTGAAAAATAAAGGACAGGTCGCCAGTTCATCACATGGCAGACTGACCTGGTTTTAACATCCTCAGCATGACCCACTTCAGACATGAaggcagacaggctggtacagtgATGCCACATCAAATCGACGAAGGATGTGAAGATCTCAATGTTTTATATTTGaagccgaatttacaagaatgCACCAATGATTTAGAAGTTGTTGCAGACAGCGTGTCACTAAGTTTATCAAGTTTCTCCACACGTTTTTTTAAGGGATTCTGCTTACGTGAGGGCTTTCTGACGAGCGATGATGAAGTCTGGCCTCCCTCCTTTGAAGACGAGCCTGGCGGTCGCCTGAACCCACAGCCAGTGTCCGGTTTTTGTGAGCAGCCTGAAGAACGTGAAGCCGCTGTCTCCGGTCTTTATCACTGAGGACAGAACAAACTGATGTAACACCAACGGCCATGACATGTTAAAAACAAGTATAACAGTGGaaagtgtgttcagtgtgtgtgtcctgttgGATATCTCACTCCTGAGGTGGTTGTCGGCGCAGTACATCATGTCGGCGGCGTGGATGAACTGATATCCAGAGCCTGTTGTGACCAACTCGATCTCTGTGTATCCCAAAACCAGCTTCCCTCTGAAGAGAAACAAACGGGAGGACAGGTGCTTATAGAAGCTGCTTTAATCTCATGCATGAACACATCAACACCGATCTGCGctaaaaattagatttttagaGATTCTCCAAAACTGCCGACCTGGTGTCAATGCCCAAAGGAGCGAAGTCCATCCTGTGTTTGGTCTGGAAGATGAGCGTCTTGGTCCGGATCTCCATGACTGACGGAGGCTGCACAGGTGTGGCGATGGCGAACAGAGCCAGCTGAGGAGAAGCCGCCGTCCCATCAGCTCCGGTGTCTCCCTGCAGGTGGAGGTACTTCAGACGCCCGTTGAAGTTTAGAGCCTGAGGGTGAGGAGACACAGTTACATTTAAACATGTGGACACACAAAGATCTCTttataacagttttttcttccactcacatctggcttttgtcttcactgtgaatgtgAACAATTACGGAGCCAAACGAGTATGAAAAGGTTTGTTAGTTAGAAAAAACAGCGACTGAGAAAAATTTAatttgaaacagaaaacaaccaaaTATCCGACCTCAACGTTCGTGTAAGAAAAGTGCTGATAAGTCCTGAAAATAACGACCAAACATTCATtatcaggattttaacccttgaAATACCAGTTTGTTTACATGATGTCActcacaaaatacacaaaaaaacctGCGCCAACATTATACCACAGAACAAAAGTCTGATAATATGTGACACATGattcaaatgatttaaaaatgtataattttaatGGTTCATAATATGTACAACAGTTTAAGCAGTTGTCTGTAATATACACAGAGTGTTATAGACATTATATGAGCTGAAgttgaatttaaaataaataatataacaatattatATAACCCTTTTGCTAATATTTATGTAATATGCATTAATACAGACAAAATGAGCCAAAgaattaaagtttaaaaagacaaactgtaTCAACAGTTGCATGAAGGTCTTCagaataaataatttattttcatttctcagttttattcatattttcatattggATGTcagattcatttttttcactttcagacTTTTGGCCCTGATgtggtgtggggggggggggggcgtggcACCAGCAGGTGTGGGCGGGGCACTCGCTGATGTGGGCGTGGTATCTGGATCGAGAAGGCTCAGGTCCTTCCTCGACTATGTTGCCTTCAGGGAATGTGGTTACTTTGATAATTGTGACTCAACACTGTCTATTACACGCTGTATTCATGTGATGGGCAGCGATGAACTGATGATGTGACACAGTGCCGATAAGCAAGTTGGTTTTAGGCCGTAGTAAAAATACGCCACATTGTGAAGTTTAACAGCCAAGTTATAAGAAATGCCATTTCCCATTTTTAGACAACACTGTGAACGCAGCGTGGTATCAACAGAATTGCGACGTGTCCTCTTCAACAGGACTAAAACTAATTTGTTTTAGTTTGaatacattgttgttgtttcttgaCTTTAACTTTCAGTTTCAAATGTTATTTGTAGAATAACTTTTCAATGTCAGTtaactgttttctgtttgttagtTTCTGATTCCTAAGAAATGCTTTCTTTACTGTACCAGGAATCCGGATGTGTTGTCCAGGAGGCAGCGAAGGCGACAGCAGAAGCTTCTTTCCAGGAAGGCGGAGTTCTCTGGAGGGATGTACTGTGGCAACAagctcacagagctgctggaagTGTTACTGCAGGACTGTccatctgcagagagaagagaaagacaggATTATTGTTTCATCCACATCTGATATTCTGAAATCTCCACGTGAGAGTGAAACTAAAAaacctctgtgtgtctgaaggCCGGTCGGGTTCTTACTCTGTGCTCGGGGGTCGTTCTCTCCGGGGTTGAGAGCGAAGTGCAGCTGACACTTGAACATCtctctgtcatcagtgtgaacCAGCTCATAAACACTCTGGTGGACCATGTCGGACTGATGACGGACGGGAGGAGTTCACATTTACCCGAGTGACAATTCAAGTACCTGAATACTTTTGTATTTAGAGTTTGGAGTCACAGATTTACCTGGTGGAAACCCAGAAAGTCCTGGATGGTCGGTGATGCGTAGAAGACCGTCCCATCAGTCCGCACGACCAACACAAATCCATTTAAAGCCTAAAGAAGTaataaaaatacacagtaaCACAAATGCACACTGACAAATACTGTGATACATCCAGTGTTGTGTTGCAGTACCTGGAGAAGGAGCTCTCCCTCTGAGAAACTGACTCCATCCAGGGAGGACGACTGGCCATTTCTGCCGTTGGTGGAGACGGGCTGAACCGACCTCTTCTGGAGCGCCGctgcagaataaaaaagaaaataactcaTCGGTCAAAAACGTTCAACAAACCTGGACAGTTCCATGTGTTTACTGCTGAAGTGGAGAAAATCGGTGTTGTTGAATTCAGACTTTTTCAGACAGATATCACAGTGGAACTTCCTTGGTTGATTACTGACATGAAGACAATTATTTTCCATTACAAGTTCttgaatattttatgtttaaatgtgcaaatgATGGAAATTAACTCTGatctctttttatcacttcATAAACCGgaaatataatatgtcaacaggcataaaataatcattttctccatgttttattaaataaaatgttctttaaatcAGTCTTTGaatgataaatgaataaaaacatctgtgaaaaccttcagaatatagacagcaataaaactggaaagttCAGTGCAGATTTTTGGCTCAAAACTAATATTCTGAAAATATGTATTATACAGTTCCAGACATTTTAGaccaaaaacactgaataaagtAACATTTTCTGACAGATATCACAGtgaaacttcttccattaactTCTCACATGAAGacaattatatttaaatgtactacATCAttctaaatgtaaaaaacaaacaaaaatgaacacTTAACTGtgtattttggacattttctttccattaTTCTGAAAGGACACGTTATAGAAGCAAAATATCTCAAatcaaacagatttttttcgCCGCCATTGTCTCCAgttcagagagaagagaagcacGAAACATTAGAGCCAAAGTAAACTGGAGTATCCAGCGCGTTTCTCCAACTCGCTGCATGTGTCTCTGCTGCATCCCTGCTAATGTTTCACTGGTTTATTTGTGGAACAGATAAAAGTATCAGTGACTTCCTGCAGGCAGCGTGAACCTCCATGAGCAGGGGGAGCAAGTGAGAGCATGTGCTTTTCTGTGTACACAGCTGCACAgtattcatgtatttgtgtaaCATGAAGTCAAGAAGATTTCACCCAGAGTTAGCTGCAAACGCTCACGATTAAAACGGAGAAATAACGTCTTTGTGGAGAGATGTTGTAAATGTGGATCGTGAGGAAAATGCGACTCGTGATTTTTGCGTTTTTGGTGTTAAAAAGAGGAGATTTTTAAGCTCTTGTGTAATCTAATCTGTGATCGCTGGCACTCATTCAGCTAAGCAAAACCTTGTTTCCTTTCCTTACAGTAATGACTCTATGGCACGCTACCCTCCCCCCCTCGTAcccccactccctccctcctttttaaaacaaacccaCTGGATCTGCCTCTCGTCTCCCCCCCCCAACAAACCCAGGAATTTGCCCTGTCATCTCGGTCGAGAGTAGCTTTCCACAAACTCAGACGACTGCAAGAATCTCGAGTTTGTTATTACAACGCGAACTGTAGCCGACTCAAATTGGCATAATGCATCAACACGTCTTCCAGTGTTGAACTCAGTGGGACAGAAAAATGTGCAGCACCGACCAAAGACTAAACAAACTGGACAGTTTTACTGAATCTGAAACCTGGCCTCCCCTCCTTCACTTCACGTCCATCCTGTCCTGccttccctcctcttcctcccccccacccacctTCCACGTCTTCTTCCTCCGATCAGCACTGTGATGTTTTCAAGGAAGAGGGTTCACACGCAGAGTCAGCGCACCTCCTGAAAGACGTGGGCCAGGAGGAGGGCTGGAGTGGAGCTGTAACCCTTCAGACTCAGCTGAGGGACGAACAGGACTGAAGCTGCCTGAAGGCTTCATCAGAGATTTAGTCAGACGGTGGAATGAATTCAGAAAACCTGAGTCAGACCCGTTAAATAAACAGCTGGATTTTATCCTGGTGGCTTTCAGCGGGGCAGAGTTCGACAAGTTCACATAATCTtcaccaaaaaacaaagaacaagaaataccagagttcatTAATTACACATAGACGGTTTATTCTTTACAGACGGCCTTTTCAACTACTCTGGAAATACAGTGCTGAGGGACCTGACTTTGACATTCCCGATGTTTGACCTGCAAATATGTTAAAACAATTCACTTTATTAAGTTTTTCTCCACTTTGTTTGTTAGTCTTCATATTTGAACGGGatgttttaaagggatattccggtgtaagtttaatccatggtctaaatcaccgtgaaactgtgttagactccctctcgagagatcaagttagcagaccgctaatttaaggagttttatcaaccccagaaacgaccgcacgacaacaatacactgcagtaaatggatccaaatataaaccgccaccaaaaagccacaaataatgctcagaacagcaccaaacttcagcaacagtacaaatagggtctcagcacatagtccggggcatctaacctccgctagcttagctggatttctattgggaagctaaaaacagatttcaactctcctccatcagcttccgggtcggggaagtcccgacgcgacgattaccgagtgcggttagaaatgctcaattccgttcttttccctgtccgctctcgataataactgttataaactggcaggtaagacacatatgaactttgattgcttttccatggagtcataatcatacattttcatccatgagccgcggaactctactgcactcggtaatcgactcgtcgggacttcccagtcaacaggaagctgctgcagaagagtggtaaatttagtcagcttttcagtagaaatccagctaagctagcggaggttagatgccccggactatgtgctgagaccctatttgtactgttgctgaagtttggtgctgttctgagcattatttgtggctttttggtggcggtttatatttggatccatttactgcagtgtattgttgtcgtgcggtcgtttctgaggttgataaaactccgtaaattagcggtctgctaacttgatctctggagagggagtctaacacagtttcacggtgtgttagaccatggattaaactaacaccagaatatccctttaatctgAGTAGTTCAAGTGATAGTTCAGGTCTTTTGAATTGGAGTTGTTTGTGGTactaaaatacatatatttgttTAAGTGTACGCTATAGTTTTAACACCATGTTGCTGTAAAACAGCCTTTTTCTTTTGGCACGACATTCTGCTTGTGTGTAGGAATACAGACGTTACTAGTAATGAAAGTTATCTGggaaatgtagtggagtaaaagtattAGGCAACTCGgtttaaaatggaaataatcgAGTGAAGTAAAAGTATATAAACTTATTTCCACCACTGGACACTCAATGTCCATTTTCAGCAGCTTAAAGTTGTGTCACGAGATTAAATGAAGCAGAGTCTGTCAGAAAGAGGCCTCAGGATCTCAGGCCTGTTTATGATTCAGCGGAGTAGATTTATCTCGCAGGAAAATGCAGCCGGAGGCCGAGTTAATGACACGCTGACCTCCATTCAACCTCGTTCACCCCTCGTTATCCacaaacacaggaagcagacatgAACAGCCAGCTCTGCAGCCAGCCACAAGCCCAAAAAAACCCTCGCCACCACCCCCACAACGGTGTCTCACTTCCTGAACTGTGCTGGCAGGGTCACCATGGTTACCTTCGCCCCTAGCGACGGCTGCAGCAGCATCACCTGGGACTCCTTCACAGCTCACCTGTGACGACTGAGTTCTTAGTGCTTCAGTTTCAATCTagactgtgtctctgtgtgtttacagacaaCAGAAGCCGTCGCAGCGCCGAATGTTCAGCGCT is a genomic window containing:
- the LOC115592889 gene encoding aryl hydrocarbon receptor-like → MTGNGGVYAVKRRKKPVQKIVKPPPVKTNPSKRHRDRLNVELDRLTGLLPFSEEVRGRLDKLSVLRLSVGYLKVKSHFHAALQKRSVQPVSTNGRNGQSSSLDGVSFSEGELLLQALNGFVLVVRTDGTVFYASPTIQDFLGFHQSDMVHQSVYELVHTDDREMFKCQLHFALNPGENDPRAQNGQSCSNTSSSSVSLLPQYIPPENSAFLERSFCCRLRCLLDNTSGFLALNFNGRLKYLHLQGDTGADGTAASPQLALFAIATPVQPPSVMEIRTKTLIFQTKHRMDFAPLGIDTRGKLVLGYTEIELVTTGSGYQFIHAADMMYCADNHLRMIKTGDSGFTFFRLLTKTGHWLWVQATARLVFKGGRPDFIIARQKALTNEEGEEHLHQRRRQLPFNLATGEGVLYETWMDAFSMPGPPSSAAPGTTEPSTEKALDPASLLGSLCRQDHSIYTQPQTPSPQLQMLNQIEDLDLEQPQSSLEQAFLDSHALLSVPGQTQTSQNRSFTEDQDLIDSLEQILGDIGDGGIEGLEVEETELRNWENTLVRMNNEREDSSKDVNHILADDVFTYVEEALRRETGEFVQRSDQTHVSHNSLSIQGQRPAAVFSNNKQPMMDTRSGFRQQPLLGDVLSGLNGAAHTHSSTQCHNTHQGHTSRLWPPNSSNHQQTSTQSGRAVRSQPDARQQSWHPSVQNTNNFHSSSQSVLDETEQRVQYAPNQTVLQLHHPSPWQQQQQQLPASFHHHTLTHSSHTPGSVDSTAPSFHPQTPRLSGSCMYEKREGHIPNAATVPVRHNGPTHVADAPFTTSRPNMAVVNQGAPQPSGHVADGFVRLSRDNSQSGYPPENGSLQSSFFCWNGDAQIPKAPLNGAVDPFAFPALPTGSVNLSQNTGP